The Hydrogenobacter thermophilus TK-6 genome window below encodes:
- the guaB gene encoding IMP dehydrogenase → MEDAQFFEGYTFDDILLIPQYSEVLPNEVDVSTQLTKRIKLNIPIVSAAMDTVTESRLAIALAREGGIGIIHRNMSIEKQAQEVEKVKKSESGMILQPITVHPHNTVREAMQIMERYKISGVPVVDADGMLVGILTNRDLRFLKTTDYDKPVSLFMTKEGLITAQERVTLEEAEEILHRHKVEKLPIVDKEGRLRGLITIKDIVKRKKYPNACKDEIGRLRVGAAVGTGPDTKRRVEELVSVHVDVIAVDTAHGHSKRVLDTVEMIKSNFPQVDVIAGNVATREGVRDLIKAGADAVKVGVGPGSICTTRVVAGVGVPQITAIMWAYEEAKEYGIPIIADGGIRYSGDIVKALAAGASAVMLGNLLAGTEDAPGETIYYQGRAYKVYRGMGSLGAMMSRYSSDRYGQENMEKFVPEGIEGRVPYKGKLSDVIFQLVGGLRSGMGYVGASNIRELREKAKFVKITYAGYRESHVHDVIITKEAPNYWVE, encoded by the coding sequence ATGGAAGACGCACAATTTTTTGAAGGATATACCTTTGACGACATTCTTTTGATACCTCAGTACTCAGAGGTTCTGCCTAACGAGGTGGATGTATCCACTCAACTTACCAAAAGGATAAAGCTCAACATACCCATAGTTTCTGCTGCGATGGATACCGTTACAGAGTCAAGGCTAGCCATAGCTCTGGCAAGAGAAGGCGGCATAGGTATCATTCACAGGAACATGAGCATAGAAAAACAAGCACAAGAGGTTGAAAAGGTGAAAAAATCAGAGAGTGGTATGATACTCCAACCCATAACTGTACATCCCCACAATACCGTTAGGGAAGCTATGCAGATAATGGAAAGGTACAAAATTTCTGGTGTGCCTGTAGTTGACGCTGATGGTATGCTGGTTGGTATTCTCACCAACAGAGACCTGCGCTTTCTAAAAACCACTGATTACGACAAGCCTGTATCTCTCTTTATGACTAAGGAAGGGTTGATAACAGCTCAAGAGAGGGTTACCTTAGAAGAGGCTGAGGAGATACTCCATAGGCACAAGGTGGAAAAACTTCCTATAGTGGATAAAGAGGGGAGACTTCGCGGGCTAATAACCATAAAAGACATAGTCAAAAGGAAGAAGTATCCCAACGCCTGTAAAGACGAAATAGGAAGGCTCAGGGTGGGTGCGGCGGTTGGTACTGGGCCTGATACCAAAAGGCGCGTTGAGGAGCTGGTTTCTGTCCATGTGGATGTGATAGCGGTAGATACAGCTCATGGCCACTCCAAAAGAGTGCTGGATACTGTGGAAATGATAAAGTCCAACTTTCCACAGGTGGATGTGATAGCGGGAAATGTGGCAACAAGAGAAGGCGTAAGGGATCTAATAAAAGCCGGAGCAGATGCGGTTAAAGTGGGAGTGGGTCCTGGTTCCATATGTACTACGAGGGTGGTTGCTGGGGTGGGGGTTCCGCAGATAACTGCCATCATGTGGGCTTATGAGGAAGCAAAAGAGTACGGCATACCAATTATAGCGGATGGAGGTATAAGGTATTCAGGCGACATTGTCAAAGCTCTTGCCGCAGGTGCAAGCGCAGTTATGCTGGGCAACTTACTTGCCGGAACAGAAGATGCTCCTGGCGAGACCATTTATTATCAAGGTAGAGCCTACAAAGTATATAGAGGGATGGGCTCTTTGGGTGCCATGATGAGCAGATACTCCAGTGATAGATATGGGCAGGAAAACATGGAAAAGTTTGTTCCTGAAGGTATAGAAGGTAGGGTGCCGTATAAAGGCAAGCTTAGCGATGTCATATTTCAGCTGGTGGGAGGACTTCGCTCAGGCATGGGCTATGTAGGAGCCAGCAATATAAGAGAGTTAAGAGAAAAGGCAAAGTTTGTAAAGATCACTTACGCAGGTTACAGAGAATCACATGTTCATGATGTTATTATAACAAAAGAGGCACCCAACTATTGGGTAGAGTAG
- the feoB gene encoding ferrous iron transport protein B encodes MKVLKKILRVALAGNPNVGKTSILNHLAGTTLKVGNWPGVTVEKREGKATYKDYTLILIDLPGIYTLEPVSEDELIAYRFLTEESPDVIVNVIETPNMERDLLLTAQFLELGMPMVIVLNMMDEAQKLGIEIDTQRLEGLLGIKVVKTNGRTGLGVKEILSAVIETYEKGIKPKEVRYSEEMEKILDALREEASESKHQLIKKLLSYREHAQKLERLYGKPAYHIIRDNRFAFVHGLYNEVVKRKAITSMDITSLLDKFLLHPYLGMTIFLLVMFALFKVSFDFSKPFMDWLDGFLNGFVSPFVRIELEKLGVENWVVRFISEALIGGVGFVLTFTPLIATIYLLLSFLEFTGYLPRIAFLMDRFMHRLGLHGKSLIPLLLGFGCNVPAIVATRTMESRRDKLLVITMIPFMSCPARLVVFSFFAITFFSHPVLVIFSLYLLGILVAFFTAILLKKVAFKGGLDHFVMELPPYRLPTLKLLLRIVWVYLKDFLYRAGTLIFAVSVLIWLSLNLPPGVKTTQDSLAGRFGKLITPIFEPIGITDWRISTSLVPAFLAREIVLSSMATIYSVEKEETKEFLPLQEAKKQVYALKDAAEEAFSSLINPLPKTFEVSEEHNTLRAAITKSMSGASALSFMIFILIYTSCLGTVAVMWREAGRGFALGFLIYSFVMAWIVSFLVYRIGSLV; translated from the coding sequence ATGAAGGTTTTAAAAAAAATCCTCAGGGTTGCCTTGGCGGGCAATCCCAATGTGGGTAAGACCAGCATACTTAACCACCTTGCTGGCACAACCCTTAAAGTGGGCAATTGGCCAGGTGTGACCGTTGAGAAGAGGGAGGGTAAAGCTACTTACAAAGATTACACGCTCATCTTGATAGACCTACCGGGTATATACACCTTAGAGCCTGTCTCTGAGGACGAGCTTATAGCTTACAGGTTTCTGACGGAGGAAAGCCCGGATGTTATCGTAAATGTGATTGAGACTCCCAACATGGAGAGGGATCTCCTCCTGACAGCTCAGTTTCTTGAGCTTGGCATGCCCATGGTTATAGTCCTTAACATGATGGACGAAGCTCAGAAGTTGGGTATAGAGATAGATACTCAAAGGCTTGAGGGGCTTTTGGGCATAAAGGTAGTAAAGACTAACGGAAGAACTGGTTTAGGGGTTAAGGAAATACTCAGTGCTGTGATAGAAACTTACGAAAAGGGAATAAAACCTAAGGAAGTTAGGTATTCGGAAGAGATGGAGAAGATTTTGGACGCTCTCAGAGAAGAGGCTTCAGAATCAAAGCATCAGCTTATAAAAAAGCTTCTCTCTTATAGGGAGCATGCACAAAAGCTGGAGAGGCTTTATGGAAAGCCTGCCTACCATATAATAAGGGATAACAGATTTGCTTTTGTACACGGTCTATACAATGAGGTGGTAAAGAGAAAAGCCATAACCTCTATGGATATCACCTCCCTTTTGGACAAGTTTTTGCTTCATCCCTATCTTGGCATGACCATCTTCCTTTTAGTTATGTTTGCCCTCTTTAAGGTATCCTTTGACTTTTCAAAACCTTTTATGGACTGGCTGGATGGTTTTTTAAATGGCTTTGTTTCTCCCTTTGTAAGGATAGAGCTTGAAAAATTAGGTGTTGAAAACTGGGTAGTGAGATTCATTTCGGAGGCTCTTATAGGGGGGGTGGGTTTTGTTCTAACATTTACACCGCTGATAGCTACCATATATCTGCTTCTGTCCTTCCTTGAGTTTACCGGATACCTCCCAAGAATAGCTTTTCTGATGGACAGATTCATGCACAGGCTTGGACTTCACGGTAAGAGCCTTATACCTCTGCTTTTGGGTTTTGGGTGTAATGTGCCAGCCATAGTGGCAACAAGAACTATGGAAAGCAGAAGGGATAAGCTCTTAGTTATAACTATGATACCTTTCATGAGCTGTCCTGCAAGGCTTGTGGTCTTTTCCTTCTTTGCTATCACCTTCTTTAGCCATCCTGTCTTGGTAATATTCAGCCTTTATCTTTTAGGCATACTTGTAGCTTTTTTTACTGCTATACTTCTCAAAAAGGTGGCTTTCAAAGGTGGCCTTGATCACTTTGTGATGGAGCTTCCACCCTATCGCCTGCCCACGCTGAAACTCCTTCTAAGAATAGTTTGGGTTTATCTTAAAGACTTCCTTTATAGAGCAGGTACTCTCATATTTGCGGTGTCCGTGCTTATATGGCTGAGTTTAAACCTTCCACCAGGGGTAAAAACAACCCAAGATAGCCTCGCAGGAAGATTTGGAAAGCTCATCACACCTATCTTTGAACCCATAGGCATAACGGATTGGAGGATTTCCACATCTTTGGTACCTGCATTTCTTGCAAGAGAGATAGTCCTTAGCTCTATGGCTACCATATACTCGGTAGAGAAGGAAGAGACTAAAGAGTTTTTGCCTCTGCAGGAAGCAAAGAAACAGGTTTATGCCCTGAAAGACGCTGCAGAAGAAGCTTTTTCTTCCCTCATTAATCCCCTACCAAAAACTTTTGAAGTTTCTGAAGAACACAACACCCTCAGAGCTGCCATAACAAAGAGCATGAGTGGAGCAAGCGCCTTGTCTTTTATGATATTCATTCTCATTTACACTTCCTGCTTAGGAACAGTAGCGGTCATGTGGAGGGAGGCAGGAAGAGGCTTTGCTTTGGGCTTTTTGATATACAGCTTTGTGATGGCTTGGATAGTAAGCTTTTTAGTTTACAGAATAGGGAGCTTGGTATGA
- a CDS encoding KamA family radical SAM protein: MRRFFENIPKDLWRDYGWQIKNRLKTREDIQKYIKLLPEEVEGIERTKGIYPLAITPHYFSLIEPEDPNDPIRLQCIPRREEVDENAQRLGEPDPFREEGQVPGLTHRYRDRVLLSVTTFCAVYCRHCMRKRIFAQGERSRSTEELRKMIEYIKEHEEIRDVLISGGEPLSLSYEKLEYLLSQLRKIKHVEIIRFGTRLLVLAPQRFFDNKLLDILEKYSPIWINTHFNHPKEITEEAEEAVERLLRRGIPINNQTVLLKGVNDNPQTMLELFRGLLRIKVKPQYLFHCDPVKGAVHFRTSIDKGLEIMEYLRGRISGMGIPTYAVDLPGGKGKVPLMPNYIINREGDKFTFRSPFGDVVEYEITDV, encoded by the coding sequence ATGAGGAGATTTTTTGAGAACATACCAAAGGACCTTTGGAGAGACTACGGCTGGCAGATAAAAAACAGGTTAAAGACAAGGGAAGATATACAGAAGTACATAAAGCTTCTGCCAGAGGAAGTAGAAGGCATAGAAAGGACCAAGGGCATTTATCCACTTGCCATAACTCCTCATTACTTTTCTCTCATTGAGCCAGAAGACCCCAACGACCCTATAAGACTTCAGTGTATACCGCGCAGAGAGGAAGTAGATGAAAATGCGCAGAGACTTGGAGAGCCTGATCCCTTCAGAGAGGAAGGGCAGGTGCCCGGACTCACCCACAGATACAGGGATAGGGTTCTTTTGAGCGTCACTACCTTCTGCGCCGTTTATTGCAGGCACTGTATGAGAAAGAGGATATTTGCTCAAGGTGAAAGGTCAAGAAGCACAGAAGAGCTGAGGAAAATGATTGAGTATATAAAAGAGCATGAAGAGATAAGAGATGTGTTAATATCTGGAGGAGAGCCTCTCTCTTTGAGTTACGAAAAACTTGAATACTTACTTTCCCAGCTGAGAAAGATAAAACATGTGGAGATCATACGCTTTGGCACAAGACTTTTGGTACTTGCTCCTCAGCGCTTTTTTGACAACAAACTTCTTGATATCTTAGAGAAGTACTCTCCCATCTGGATAAACACCCACTTTAACCACCCTAAGGAGATCACGGAAGAGGCGGAGGAAGCTGTAGAGAGACTACTCAGAAGAGGTATCCCCATAAACAACCAAACGGTCCTCCTGAAGGGAGTGAATGATAACCCTCAGACCATGCTGGAGCTTTTTAGGGGACTTCTCAGGATTAAAGTAAAGCCCCAGTATCTCTTCCACTGCGATCCCGTAAAAGGAGCTGTTCACTTCAGAACCAGCATAGATAAAGGACTTGAGATTATGGAATATCTCAGAGGAAGGATATCTGGCATGGGAATACCAACCTACGCTGTGGACCTGCCAGGTGGTAAAGGCAAAGTCCCCCTGATGCCCAACTACATAATCAATAGGGAAGGTGACAAGTTCACCTTCAGAAGTCCCTTTGGAGATGTTGTAGAATACGAGATTACGGATGTTTAA
- a CDS encoding phosphatidylglycerophosphatase A family protein produces MLQELIATGFFVGRFRYAPGTVGTLLGIPLVYLFAFKWWLVAILGIFLYLVGFWACSYVVDMRKESDPEDVIIDEVLGYFLSYMLIEPTLESILVGFFTFRLLDIFKPYPINLFEKLPKGHGVMADDAIAGLINSVILFFLFH; encoded by the coding sequence ATGCTTCAGGAGCTTATTGCAACGGGCTTTTTTGTGGGTAGGTTTAGATACGCTCCCGGAACGGTGGGGACTCTGCTGGGTATTCCCTTGGTGTATCTGTTTGCTTTTAAATGGTGGCTGGTGGCTATTCTGGGAATTTTCCTTTATCTGGTAGGTTTTTGGGCTTGTAGTTATGTGGTGGATATGAGAAAGGAGAGCGACCCCGAAGATGTAATTATTGATGAGGTGCTTGGCTACTTTTTGTCTTACATGCTGATAGAACCCACTCTTGAGTCCATCCTTGTAGGGTTTTTTACCTTTCGCCTTCTTGACATCTTTAAGCCTTATCCCATAAATCTCTTTGAAAAGCTTCCAAAAGGTCATGGTGTAATGGCTGACGATGCCATCGCAGGACTTATCAACTCCGTTATATTATTCTTTCTCTTTCATTAG
- a CDS encoding gluconeogenesis factor YvcK family protein: protein MNIVAIGGGTGLSSLLRGLKKEVGERVKSLSAIVTVADSGGSTGRLRKAYNLPAPGDIRNCIVALSESEQIMQQLFQYRFKGGELEGHAFGNLFLIALTDITGSFMMSIKIASQILRTKGDIIPATVGDVHLCAEFSDGKVVMGEEEITNYGKENKVRIKRIWIQPEDTLTPIDAVGRIESADMITFGPGSLYTSIIPNLLIKDIREAVERSNALKVFIVNAMTQPGETDGFTAYDHLMTFLKHSGIKKVDAVIVNTKMPSSSILKRYLDEGQEPVVPDIARIAREGFNVYAEDLIGDKEDFVRHDPDRLADLLMRVYYNYAVLP from the coding sequence ATGAACATAGTGGCGATCGGAGGAGGTACGGGACTTTCAAGCCTTTTAAGAGGTCTTAAAAAAGAGGTGGGAGAGAGGGTAAAAAGCTTGTCTGCTATAGTTACTGTTGCCGACAGTGGGGGGAGTACTGGAAGACTGAGAAAAGCCTATAACCTACCTGCTCCCGGGGACATAAGGAACTGCATAGTTGCTCTGTCAGAGAGTGAACAGATCATGCAACAGCTTTTTCAATACAGGTTCAAGGGTGGGGAGTTGGAAGGACATGCTTTTGGAAATCTTTTTTTAATAGCGCTCACCGATATTACGGGAAGTTTCATGATGTCCATAAAAATAGCATCTCAGATACTGAGGACTAAAGGTGATATCATTCCGGCAACCGTTGGCGATGTACATCTCTGTGCCGAGTTCTCGGACGGAAAAGTGGTCATGGGAGAAGAGGAGATCACCAACTACGGTAAAGAAAATAAGGTCAGGATAAAGAGGATATGGATACAGCCGGAGGATACACTAACGCCCATAGACGCCGTAGGAAGGATTGAGTCTGCAGACATGATAACCTTTGGTCCAGGAAGTTTGTACACCAGTATAATACCCAATCTTCTTATAAAAGACATCAGGGAGGCGGTTGAAAGGTCCAATGCTCTAAAGGTTTTTATAGTCAATGCCATGACGCAACCCGGTGAAACAGATGGATTTACTGCTTACGACCATCTTATGACCTTTTTAAAGCACTCGGGGATAAAAAAGGTGGATGCGGTTATAGTAAATACCAAGATGCCTTCCAGCTCCATCCTTAAAAGATACCTGGATGAAGGCCAAGAGCCTGTAGTGCCGGATATAGCAAGAATAGCAAGAGAAGGGTTTAATGTTTATGCGGAGGACCTCATAGGTGATAAGGAAGATTTTGTAAGGCACGATCCTGACAGATTAGCAGACCTGCTGATGAGAGTTTACTATAACTATGCGGTTCTTCCTTAA
- a CDS encoding YceD family protein, with protein sequence MVTLNLREIFKRRSKFTGFYRISPKELLLPADMGELMEPVNVYVEITKEKGGYRVHLEIEGSLTLECSRCLSLFARDMSLSEDIRIEPYPTKDIVHIKPKDLDVSFFEDEESFDLVNLVREQIILSIPIKPLCDPQCKGIPLEEGQSIDIRFSALKKFIKE encoded by the coding sequence ATGGTTACGCTGAATCTCAGGGAGATATTCAAGAGAAGGTCCAAATTTACGGGTTTTTACAGAATATCTCCCAAGGAACTCCTTCTTCCTGCAGACATGGGGGAGCTGATGGAGCCTGTAAACGTGTATGTGGAGATCACAAAAGAAAAGGGCGGTTATCGTGTGCATTTGGAGATAGAGGGGAGTCTTACCCTTGAGTGTAGTAGGTGTCTCTCACTCTTTGCAAGAGACATGAGCCTATCGGAAGATATAAGGATAGAGCCCTATCCCACCAAGGACATAGTCCACATAAAGCCTAAGGATCTTGATGTGTCTTTTTTTGAGGATGAGGAGAGCTTTGACCTGGTAAATCTTGTAAGGGAGCAGATTATACTGAGTATACCCATCAAACCCCTCTGCGACCCTCAATGTAAAGGTATTCCCCTGGAAGAAGGACAAAGCATAGACATAAGGTTCTCTGCCCTTAAAAAGTTCATAAAGGAGTGA
- a CDS encoding type II secretion system F family protein — MALLYTGIDRQGNIRKGKIEAPDQSTAYRLLVSQGIKPIKIEKEKSIWSRELIKRKPSDEDLSFALLQLSLLLSSGLNLTKALEMLAHQVEDKKISSAIASIKEAIERGEPLHLAFKRVEIFPEFLVEMLKTAERGENLEEIFAIAGNFLQRISDIRSRIFSSLTYPAFVIVLSILSVLVVVKFVVPKIATVLASFGKDLPLITKVLLFISKIIGYLFYLLPAFVVLMVFGKRFVRKEKLHEISLKIPVFGKVFYYFNLSRFAGSLRMSIASGIPLTKALSLSRGSITNSYMRNSLNNIEEELAKGKSLSEVLTRTDLFPPLFVNLISTGEKSGELERMLSLIEELYDREAMRTISFWIRFAEPLSMLIIGIIVAFVVFSVILPITELSAGIKR, encoded by the coding sequence ATGGCTCTCTTATACACAGGTATAGACAGGCAGGGAAATATTAGAAAGGGTAAGATTGAAGCCCCAGACCAGAGCACCGCTTACAGACTCTTAGTCTCTCAGGGTATAAAGCCCATCAAGATTGAAAAGGAAAAGAGTATATGGAGCAGAGAATTAATAAAGAGAAAGCCCTCCGATGAAGACCTCTCCTTTGCACTTTTACAGCTCTCCCTGCTCTTATCCTCGGGGTTAAACCTCACCAAGGCTCTTGAGATGCTTGCCCATCAGGTAGAAGATAAAAAGATATCCAGCGCCATTGCCTCTATAAAGGAGGCAATAGAAAGGGGCGAACCTCTCCACTTAGCCTTCAAAAGGGTTGAGATATTCCCAGAATTTCTGGTAGAGATGCTCAAAACCGCAGAGAGGGGCGAAAACCTTGAAGAGATATTTGCCATAGCAGGGAACTTTCTGCAAAGGATTTCAGACATAAGGTCAAGGATTTTTTCCTCTCTTACTTATCCCGCTTTTGTCATAGTTTTAAGCATCTTATCGGTGCTGGTGGTGGTAAAGTTTGTGGTACCAAAAATAGCAACTGTACTTGCAAGCTTTGGCAAGGATCTGCCTCTGATAACAAAGGTCTTGCTCTTTATCTCCAAAATAATAGGCTACCTCTTTTACCTTTTGCCTGCCTTTGTAGTTCTGATGGTATTTGGGAAAAGGTTTGTGAGAAAAGAAAAGCTGCACGAGATCTCTTTGAAAATCCCCGTTTTTGGAAAGGTCTTTTACTACTTTAACCTTTCAAGATTTGCGGGAAGTTTGCGTATGAGTATTGCATCAGGCATACCCCTCACAAAAGCTCTCTCTTTGAGCAGGGGAAGCATTACAAACTCTTACATGAGAAATAGCTTGAATAATATTGAAGAAGAACTCGCTAAGGGCAAAAGCTTGTCGGAGGTACTTACAAGGACTGATCTATTTCCCCCTCTCTTTGTCAATCTTATAAGCACAGGTGAGAAGAGCGGTGAACTTGAAAGAATGCTATCCCTAATTGAGGAGCTCTATGACAGAGAGGCCATGAGGACAATAAGCTTTTGGATAAGATTTGCAGAGCCTCTCTCTATGCTTATCATAGGTATCATTGTTGCCTTTGTAGTCTTTAGCGTAATACTGCCAATTACAGAACTATCCGCAGGCATAAAGAGGTAA
- the nadB gene encoding L-aspartate oxidase — protein MRFFLNFDTSKLSEEKVDVLVCGSGIAGLTTAITLRELGLKPVILTRGMGNTYYSQGGIACAVHPQDSPLLHFIDTYKAGRGLCHEMALRVLVDEGIQCISHLERWGVKFDTKDGLYETTLEGGHSFPRVLKVKDYTGRAIYQALLKKAQSLEIPIITGELQEILAYDGVKGVLYYDGSLKFLRVKALVLATGGAASIFLHTSNPVKVRGDAIGIALRCAVDIKNPEFVQFHPTVVEGTNLLISEAVRGEGALLVDDKGERFVNELEPRDTVARAIYNKLKEGKRVFLDMRPIKGGEKYLQERFPTIVEFLEKMGLDPRRDLIPVVPAAHYFIGGMEVDLYGRTQIFGLYAVGECACSGVHGANRLASNSLLEGVVFGHRVAHRIYHDIKYFSFSASHFKSEREAFLKPPYSFDHLRKLMWDACGLEREEGELLQAIEILKSWLKDMEKWEDTIQNRELLDITLVALSTLKASLSRRESRGVHYRRDYPYEREELRRDSLVKLEELLGL, from the coding sequence ATGCGGTTCTTCCTTAACTTTGACACTTCTAAGCTATCTGAGGAAAAGGTAGATGTATTGGTGTGCGGCAGTGGTATAGCAGGTCTTACCACCGCCATAACGCTGAGAGAGCTTGGGCTAAAGCCGGTGATCCTCACAAGAGGCATGGGAAATACCTATTACTCTCAGGGAGGTATAGCCTGCGCGGTCCACCCTCAGGATAGCCCACTTTTGCACTTTATAGACACTTACAAAGCCGGAAGAGGTCTTTGTCATGAGATGGCTCTGAGGGTGCTGGTTGATGAGGGTATTCAGTGTATATCCCATCTGGAAAGGTGGGGAGTAAAGTTTGATACAAAAGATGGACTTTATGAGACTACACTGGAAGGTGGACACTCCTTCCCAAGAGTGCTGAAAGTCAAGGATTATACAGGGAGAGCCATATACCAAGCTCTTTTAAAGAAAGCTCAAAGTCTTGAGATTCCCATAATCACCGGTGAACTGCAGGAAATACTCGCCTATGACGGTGTAAAGGGTGTGCTTTATTACGATGGAAGTTTAAAATTTTTAAGGGTCAAGGCTTTGGTGCTGGCTACGGGAGGAGCAGCTAGCATATTCTTGCACACATCCAATCCAGTAAAAGTCAGAGGTGATGCCATAGGCATAGCTCTGAGGTGCGCTGTAGATATAAAAAATCCCGAATTTGTCCAGTTTCATCCCACTGTTGTTGAAGGGACAAACCTGCTCATATCCGAAGCTGTGAGGGGGGAAGGAGCACTGCTGGTGGATGACAAAGGCGAGAGATTTGTAAACGAGCTTGAGCCAAGAGATACAGTAGCAAGAGCCATATACAACAAGCTAAAGGAAGGGAAAAGGGTTTTTTTAGATATGAGACCTATAAAGGGAGGCGAAAAATACCTGCAAGAAAGATTCCCCACAATAGTGGAGTTTTTGGAAAAGATGGGGCTTGACCCACGAAGGGATCTTATTCCGGTAGTTCCTGCTGCCCATTACTTCATAGGAGGTATGGAAGTTGACCTTTATGGGAGAACGCAAATCTTTGGTTTGTATGCTGTAGGCGAGTGTGCTTGTAGTGGCGTTCACGGAGCTAATCGCTTAGCTTCCAATTCCCTGCTGGAAGGGGTGGTTTTTGGACACAGGGTAGCCCACAGGATATATCACGACATAAAGTATTTTTCCTTCAGCGCTTCTCACTTTAAAAGTGAAAGAGAAGCTTTTTTAAAACCTCCCTATAGCTTTGACCATCTTAGGAAGCTCATGTGGGATGCATGCGGACTGGAGAGAGAGGAAGGGGAGCTTTTGCAAGCCATAGAAATATTAAAAAGCTGGCTCAAAGACATGGAAAAATGGGAAGATACCATACAAAACAGGGAGCTTTTGGACATAACCCTTGTAGCACTCTCTACCCTAAAAGCCTCACTTTCAAGAAGGGAAAGCAGAGGTGTGCACTACAGAAGGGATTATCCCTATGAAAGGGAAGAGTTAAGAAGGGACAGTTTAGTAAAGCTGGAGGAATTACTTGGGCTCTAA
- a CDS encoding YhjD/YihY/BrkB family envelope integrity protein, translated as MVLGSLILFSSFLASFLPFFDFNKIINYAVLLFPEQAERVILEILKVYQHRTSGSILSFTVAYFFSVSFSKSLYRAFLYVLSEARSEKEWVFWVKTPALVLLYTLCLSLLFFLNSFLKVYLGNYNAYLFYFINLLTFWVLIFLTYTLFLPRKYSFKDVYVGAMLSSCALLLFNKLFSAFVVKLVALNPLYSFMGSILIFFIWVNLSFSVLLAGAKYIQLMKEKE; from the coding sequence ATGGTCTTGGGTTCTTTGATACTTTTTTCCAGCTTTTTAGCTTCATTTTTGCCTTTCTTTGACTTTAATAAAATAATAAACTACGCTGTTTTACTCTTTCCTGAACAAGCTGAAAGAGTGATCCTTGAAATACTAAAAGTGTATCAGCACAGAACATCAGGCTCTATTTTATCTTTCACTGTTGCCTACTTTTTCTCTGTAAGTTTCTCTAAGAGTTTGTACAGAGCATTTCTTTATGTGCTTTCAGAAGCAAGATCCGAAAAGGAGTGGGTCTTTTGGGTAAAAACACCAGCTTTGGTACTTCTCTATACTCTCTGTCTTTCTCTACTTTTCTTTTTAAACTCCTTTCTCAAAGTTTACTTGGGTAATTACAACGCTTACCTCTTTTACTTTATAAATCTCCTCACCTTCTGGGTCCTGATATTTCTTACCTACACTCTATTTTTACCAAGAAAGTATTCCTTTAAAGATGTTTATGTTGGTGCAATGCTATCTTCCTGCGCTCTGCTGCTTTTTAATAAACTGTTTTCGGCATTTGTAGTTAAGCTGGTTGCTCTAAATCCACTTTATAGCTTCATGGGTTCTATCCTCATCTTCTTTATATGGGTAAATCTGTCCTTTAGCGTATTGCTTGCGGGTGCCAAATACATTCAGCTAATGAAAGAGAAAGAATAA